In the genome of Mogibacterium neglectum, the window CTCAGTGAAAAGCTCATTATGAGCCGCATCTCGGGAATTTCTCCAGCCATCGCTAGAGAACTTCTTTCTGTTGATGAACCTGCCATTCGCCTAGCTGAGATTGCCGAATCTGCACAGACGGGATCATTTACACCTGTTGTATATTTTGATGAAGATGATATGCCTCTCGAATTTCACATAACAGAGCTATCAGAATACCACGAACTAAGGCAGAAGGAATTTGACAGTCTCAGTCATTGTATTGAATTCTACTACCAGCACCGTGCAAGCACTAATATAGTCAAGCAAAAAATAGTACCGCTACACAAAGTCGTGAAATCAGCGCTAGACAAGGCGCTCCTCAAGAAAAAGAGATTATCTGAGGACCTGCTTAAGGCCGAGAATTCGGATAAGTATCGCCTATATGGTGAGCTTTTGACAGCCAACATCCACCTGATTCAAGCGGGTGCTCGATCTGTAGAGGTTGTAAATTACTACGATGGAAGTAATATCACTATTCCGCTTTCGAAAAAACTCTCTGGCGCTAAGAACGCCCAGCAATACTTTAAGAAATATTCAAAGGCTAGAACAGCGATAAAAGAGAAGGCAGCCCAGCTCGAAGAGGTTGAGGCTGATATCATTTACCTTGATAGCGTAATACAGAGCCTTGACTCTGCAAACACTGAGCTAGAGCTGGATCAGATCAGAGAAGAACTATCAGAGACTGGATACATTAGATACCGCGGCAAGCCGATTCAGAGACGAAAGAAACAAAAACAGACACCGCTCGAGTACAGACTATCTGACGGACACTATGTATTTGTCGGTAGAAATAACAAGGAAAACGACCAGCTTACTACAAAGACCGCTAGTCGTACCGATATCTGGTTTCATACCAAGGACATTCCTGGTTCACACGTCATCCTCGTAACTGAATCAGGTGAGTCACTTGAAGATATTTCAGCTGGGACCATATATGAAGCGGCTTCCATAGCTGCCTACCATAGCAAGGGAAAGGATAGCGACAACGTCCCAGTCGACTATACTCTAGTTAAGTATGTCAAGAAGCCTAGCGGTGCGAAGCCAGGAATGGTGATTTTCACGCATAATTCTACAGTTTATGTCGCTCCAAAGCTGTCTGGTTATACTAACAATAACTAGGTTCTTCAATTCATTTAGTTATATGATAAAAATATAAAACCGCTATTATCACTCTAGTTTAGTGATTTTAGCGGTTATTTATTCCTAGTTTGCAGTATTCTAAATGAACAAAAATACCGCGAATTGTCGCGGTATTTGTATCTGATTATTATATGGCGGTGAACCCTCTAAGATACCTATTAACCGAGAAGTGCTCTTACAAACCAAATCTGCTTATTATAATAAGCTATCTGATCCTCGAATATGGATACACCAGAGAACCAACCCTCATTATCGCAAGCATTTCTAAGTTCTGTTGCCTGCTTACGGAGTTCTTCAAGGTCTTCCTTTACGATTCCAAGAGCCTCTTTAATATCGAATTTCTTGGCGTCAATCTCCTTTATCGATGTATTTTTAAGGTAATCAGCCATCTTTACATCAGGAGATGCTGAGTAAATTTTCAGATGCTCTGCAACAGCATCGTAGTATTCAAATATCTCGTTATAGAGGCTTTCAGTAAATTCGTGCACTGCTACAAACTGTGGTCCTTCCACATTCCAGTGAATATTATGAAGTTTAAATATCATAACACCTAGATTAGCAATGTAATTATTAAAATCTCTTTCTAACATTTTGAACCCCCTTTATGTTTAAACCCTTGTAGTTAGTTAAGACTAACTACACTTCGATGTCATACTATCATAAGGTGTCCTATCTAGCAACCGCTATAGAGAATTTTAATCTCCATACTTGATTAATTATAGTTTTTTCTTTTATCAATATTACTCTTAGCTTTGATACCATTGTTAGGTTGCCTGCTGGAATTCCTACGGCTTCTTGATTGCTGTCTTCTAGCACCTCTCGCTTCCTTCTCCTTGCGGCGCCGCGTCTTCTCCTTCATGACAGAAAATCCAAATCTACCCATATCTTCATCATCAAGTCCATAGTATCCGCCATGGTTAAAGGCGATAAGATTCATTCGACCAAAATCATAGCTACCGTTCTCATCTACAAATTCGGCACTGATATGAGCATCTACGACTTCAGCTATAAACATATCATGAGTTGGGTACTCTCGTACTTCCATAACCTTGCACTCAAGGTTGATCGGCGATTCGGCAATCATCGGAGTATCATTGGTCACTCCGGGGATCAAGGTAAGACCGAGTTCGTTAGCCTTGTCGATATTACGTCCAGATCTCACCCCAGCAAAATCAGTTGCTCTTGCGAGCTTCTCAGTGGTAAGGTTTATTACGAACTCTCCATTCTCTGAAATTATCGCATGACTGTACCTTGATTTTCTCACAGAAATATACAGAATAGCAGGGTCAGAATTGATGATTCCGGTCCACGCAATCGTAATGATATTGTTCCTCTCCGTAGTACCTGCAGTCACCATAACAGCTGGCAACGGATACAGCAGTGTGCCTGGCTTTATCTTTATTTTCTCGTTATTACTCATCTGTTCTCCATATCATCCAGCTTGTCCAGCACCTCTTGAAAATACTCAGGTATCTCGCTAGAAAACTCCATGTACTCACCTGTCCTAGGGTGTTCGAATCCTAGTAGTCTAGCATGAAGAAGCTGACCAGTCAGTCCAAAAGGATGTTTCTTCGGTCCATATAGCGTATCCCCAACTAGTGGATGCTTGATAGAAGCCATGTGGACTCTAATCTGATGTGTGCGTCCCGTCTCAAGCCGTGCAGCTACAAGAGTGTATTTACCGTAACGCTTCAGGACTCTAATGTGCGTGACCGCATCTCTTGCTCCTATTCCGTTTACAGCCTTTCTGAGTCTATTGATGTCATCACGACCGATTGGCGCATCTATGGTCAGTTTATCTTTCTTGATGTTATCAAAGACTAGCGCTACATATTCCCTAGTAACTGAATGTACCTTGAGTTGCGCGGCAAGCGATTCGTGTGCACTGTCATTCTTGGCTATCATCAGTAGGCCGCTCGTATCCTTATCAATCCTGTGGACGATTCCTGGTCTAATCGCTCCATTTATGGACGAGAGTGAATCTCCACAGTGATACATTATGGCATTAACGAGCGTTCCACTAGGGTTTCCAATAGCAGGGTGCACAACCATGCCGCGTGGCTTTTCAACTACTATTATGTCTCCATCCTCATATACTATATCGATAGGGACATCCTCAGGGGCAGCGTCGATTGGCTTCGCCTCTGGAATGGAAATCATTATAGTTTCGCCTGACTTGACTTTGTACTTTTTTACTACCTTCTTCCCCGAGACGCTGACTAGACCGTCCTCGATGAGATTCTGAGCGTAGCTCCTAGAGAGGTCGGTCACTTCACCTATGTAAGCGTCAAGTCTCTTACCTTCATCGGATTCTAAGGGGGTAAGACTCTTGACTTCTCTAATCTGCCCATGTGAAGCAGTACCAGGTTGCAACGCTAACTCTTCACCTGTTACATCATGGCTTTCCATATTGCCATCTCCGGCTAAGCTCATATCCGCTTGAGTAGAAGTCTCTGTTCCCCCGTATGCGAAGTTATCCAGCTTCTCTGGTGCAGCATCGCGTATATTCACTTGTTCCTGTCTTGGCTTAAGCATCTTTTCTGTCCCCAATTATTACCCACAGAATCAGAACTGCGCATCCGATCGTAACGCAGATATCTGCAACGTTAAACACTGGGAAGCTCCCCACCGAAATCATGTCCGTCACAAATCCCAGAACAGTTCTATCGATGAGGTTTCCAATTCCACCAGACATTATGAGAAGTACTCCAAACTCTGCGAGCCTCTCTTTTTTCTTTCTGAGGTGTAGTAGGAATAGTATTCCCGCTATCATTGTTATTATAGGCAAAATTACTGTGATGAGCTGCGAGTTCTGGAATAAGCTAAAAGCGGCTCCCCGATTCTGGACGTATGTAAAATCTAATACGCCACGGCAAACGGGGAGCGTTTCTCCAATTTCCATGCGGCTTCTCACAGCGAATTTTGTAATCTGATCTATAATCAGAAGCCCACTCGCTATAATTACCAACATCATGAATCTTCTCTATTCTACTTTAGTATAATAGTATCGTCGATTGAACCCTGTTCCTTAGCAAGGTTCTTAAGGCTCTCACTGAGATCTGAAACTGTAGCCTTTTCAGTATTCTCCTCAGCCTTATCCTCTTTCTTCTTGATAACAAGAGTATCCTGAGTAACTGCAGCTTCATCTCCACCAAATGGCGTCTTGAGCTCCTTGTCGATATCAGGAATGTCACTTCTATCAAGGTCAGGAAGAAGACCATACTCGTCGTTGTCTAACTTTTCCATCTCGAGCTTAAGCATAGCTTTGTAGTTGCTTCTAAGTCTCTCAACCTTCTGTTTGAGTACCAGGTGCTCATCGTTGAGCTTCTTAACTGTAGTTTTTGCTTCTAGAAGCATGCTCTCAGCCTCTAGCTCAGCATCTCTCATCATGAGCTCAGCTCTTCTCTCAGCACTTGCAGAGATATCAGCCATAAGCCTCTTAGCTGTCTCGAGTGTGTCGAGCATAGCTGTGTCAGACTTCTGCGACTCCTCAAGCTGCTTCTCGAGGAACTTAATCTTGTGAGCCATGTTTCTATTATCATTAAGAACCTTCTCATAGTCAACAATTATAAGGTCTAGAAATTCATCAACCTCTCTTGAGTTATACCCCTTTTTGTCACGAGTAAAATCTTTCTTATCGATATCTATTGGCATTATCATAGCATCGGTACCTTCCCTTCTATTTCTCTCTTAATCAAGTATAATTATGGCTTTCGCCTAA includes:
- a CDS encoding DivIVA domain-containing protein yields the protein MIMPIDIDKKDFTRDKKGYNSREVDEFLDLIIVDYEKVLNDNRNMAHKIKFLEKQLEESQKSDTAMLDTLETAKRLMADISASAERRAELMMRDAELEAESMLLEAKTTVKKLNDEHLVLKQKVERLRSNYKAMLKLEMEKLDNDEYGLLPDLDRSDIPDIDKELKTPFGGDEAAVTQDTLVIKKKEDKAEENTEKATVSDLSESLKNLAKEQGSIDDTIILK
- a CDS encoding RluA family pseudouridine synthase — translated: MLKPRQEQVNIRDAAPEKLDNFAYGGTETSTQADMSLAGDGNMESHDVTGEELALQPGTASHGQIREVKSLTPLESDEGKRLDAYIGEVTDLSRSYAQNLIEDGLVSVSGKKVVKKYKVKSGETIMISIPEAKPIDAAPEDVPIDIVYEDGDIIVVEKPRGMVVHPAIGNPSGTLVNAIMYHCGDSLSSINGAIRPGIVHRIDKDTSGLLMIAKNDSAHESLAAQLKVHSVTREYVALVFDNIKKDKLTIDAPIGRDDINRLRKAVNGIGARDAVTHIRVLKRYGKYTLVAARLETGRTHQIRVHMASIKHPLVGDTLYGPKKHPFGLTGQLLHARLLGFEHPRTGEYMEFSSEIPEYFQEVLDKLDDMENR
- the lspA gene encoding signal peptidase II, with the protein product MMLVIIASGLLIIDQITKFAVRSRMEIGETLPVCRGVLDFTYVQNRGAAFSLFQNSQLITVILPIITMIAGILFLLHLRKKKERLAEFGVLLIMSGGIGNLIDRTVLGFVTDMISVGSFPVFNVADICVTIGCAVLILWVIIGDRKDA
- a CDS encoding flavin reductase family protein, with the protein product MSNNEKIKIKPGTLLYPLPAVMVTAGTTERNNIITIAWTGIINSDPAILYISVRKSRYSHAIISENGEFVINLTTEKLARATDFAGVRSGRNIDKANELGLTLIPGVTNDTPMIAESPINLECKVMEVREYPTHDMFIAEVVDAHISAEFVDENGSYDFGRMNLIAFNHGGYYGLDDEDMGRFGFSVMKEKTRRRKEKEARGARRQQSRSRRNSSRQPNNGIKAKSNIDKRKNYN
- a CDS encoding Dps family protein gives rise to the protein MLERDFNNYIANLGVMIFKLHNIHWNVEGPQFVAVHEFTESLYNEIFEYYDAVAEHLKIYSASPDVKMADYLKNTSIKEIDAKKFDIKEALGIVKEDLEELRKQATELRNACDNEGWFSGVSIFEDQIAYYNKQIWFVRALLG
- a CDS encoding Rqc2 family fibronectin-binding protein, which produces MAFDGIITSAIASELSNTITLGKIEKIYQPTGENLLIQIHTREGNVKLLASCGSQSARICLTDDKYINPMQPPNFCMLLRKHIQGGRITEIRQRDSERIIELDIEAQTELGFTTSKRLIVEIMGKHSNIILIDIDSGKIIDAIKRISIDVNRYRQLLPGVVYVYPPEQDKTPFKAASAEDFTNREGVTLSEKLIMSRISGISPAIARELLSVDEPAIRLAEIAESAQTGSFTPVVYFDEDDMPLEFHITELSEYHELRQKEFDSLSHCIEFYYQHRASTNIVKQKIVPLHKVVKSALDKALLKKKRLSEDLLKAENSDKYRLYGELLTANIHLIQAGARSVEVVNYYDGSNITIPLSKKLSGAKNAQQYFKKYSKARTAIKEKAAQLEEVEADIIYLDSVIQSLDSANTELELDQIREELSETGYIRYRGKPIQRRKKQKQTPLEYRLSDGHYVFVGRNNKENDQLTTKTASRTDIWFHTKDIPGSHVILVTESGESLEDISAGTIYEAASIAAYHSKGKDSDNVPVDYTLVKYVKKPSGAKPGMVIFTHNSTVYVAPKLSGYTNNN